The genome window GAGGCGTGCGAGCTCACGTGCCGGCCGACCGATCCCATGATCGCCGCGGCGAAGCCGCCGCCGCCGCGCCGGCCCACGACGACGAGGGCGGCCTGCGCCGAGGCGTCGACGAGGACCTCCGCCGGGTTGCCCCGCCGGAACTCCACCTCGATCGGCACGTCGGAGTGGCCGGCCTCCGCGAGGGTCGCGTCGACCTGCCGGCGCACCTCGCGCAGCGACTCCTCCGGCGCGCTCTCGTCGGGGTCGGGGACGTA of Motilibacter peucedani contains these proteins:
- a CDS encoding universal stress protein, whose amino-acid sequence is MAEAPLVLVGIDGSDPARTALVWAADYAHAVGARVLVVYAWEPAAVWMGYPYVPDPDESAPEESLREVRRQVDATLAEAGHSDVPIEVEFRRGNPAEVLVDASAQAALVVVGRRGGGGFAAAIMGSVGRHVSSHASCPVVVVPH